The genomic window GTTCCCGGCCGATGTGCCCCAGTCCAGAGACTCAACAGGAGTGTGCAAGACCATGACCTACCAACTGCCCCGACCCAGGACGCGCAAGGGCTTCACCCTGGTCGAACTCGCGGTCGTGATCGTGATCATCGGCGTGCTGGCGGCCTTCGGGGTGCCCCGCTTCCTGAAGTCCGTCGAGCGCTCGAAGGCCTCGGAAGCCTTCGCGTTCCTCGCGGCCGTCCGGTCGTCCCAGGAGCGCTTCCTGGCCCAGTACGGCACGTATTCCGACAAGGTCAGCAACCTCGACATCCAGGTACCCGCCCCGGCCTACTTCAGCGTCCCCACCACGATCGACGCCGGGGCGTCCGGCGAACTCCAGGACTCCTGGACGCTCACGCTCACCCGCACGGGGGCCTCGGCGGGCTACGGCGCCTACACGGTGACCTTCACCGACCAGGGCTACGACAAGGCGAACTCGACCATCGACACGATGGGGGACATCAACCCGATCAGCAACAGCTCGGCCAATTCCACCGGCGGCGGCGGCAGCGGCGGCAGCGGCGGCAGCGGCGGCTCCTGATCCGCCCGGGGCCCGCCGGGCGCCGCCCGCGGCGGCCGGCACGTCGTCCTGACCCGGGCGGGCGGCCCGCACGCGTCCGCCCGCCTTCCCCACCCCCCCCCCCCCACGCAGGCGGGCCCGCCCCGGGCCGCCGACCCGGAGCCCGACGTTGAACGCCCGCAGCCTGCTCCAGCGGCGGCCCGCGCTCGGCCTGGTCATCGGCCCGCGCGAGGCCGCTTTGAGCGTGGTGGCGACCACCCCGAGGGGCCGCCGCGAGGTCGCCCGCGAGGCCCGCGAGTACGAGGAGGACGCCCTCGCCGCGGCGGTCCACGACCTGCTCCGGCCGTGGCTCCCGCCGCCCGGCTCGCGCCGCCCCGGGCCTTGGGTCCGGGTCGCCCTGCCGGAGTCGCGGGTCTTCCAGGCGGCCCTGGCGATCACCGAGGTGAACCGCCTCGGCTCCCCCCAGAACTTTTTCCTCGAGGCGGTGCACTCCACGAGCCTCCGCGCCGAGGACCGGATCATCGACCTGATCCGCAGGGAGGCGGGCCGGCAGCCGATCGCCTGCCTCTGCGCCTGCCCCAGGGCCCTCGTGACGTCGCTGGCGGAGATGCTCGGCCAGATGGGGGCGCGGCTGGCGCTCGTCGAGTCCTCCCCCGCCTCGCTCCTGCGGGCGGCCGCGGCGGCCGCCCCGCCGCCCCGCGGGGGGCGGCTCTGCATGCGGTTCTTCCTGGGCCGGGGGCGGGCCATCGGGGTCACGGCCGTCGGCAGCCTGCCCCTCTTCTGGCACGCCTTCGACCTCCCGCCGGGGCGAGAGGGCGCGTCGATCCTGGCCGCCCATTCGACCCTCCGGATGCTCGGCCGCCACAGCAAGATCGTCGCCCCCGTCGGCCGCGTGTTCCTCCACGGCCGGCCGGACCTCGACGTGGCGGTCGACCCGGCGGGGTTCCAGAAGCGCACCGGCTCCCGCCTGGTCCGCGTCGACGGCCCGGGCCACGACCTGGCCTCCGCCGCGCTGGGCGCGGCCCTCAGCTCGCCGCTGGCCGACGCCGACGGGCACGACCTCGCCCGCGAGTTCAAGCCGCCGGTCGCCGTCCGCGACGTCTTCCCGTGGGGCGAGGCCTTCCTCCAGGGGGCCATCGTCGCCGGCGCGTCCCTGCTCCTCTGCGGCGCGGCCGCCGACGTGGAGACCCGGTACCGCACGGCGCGGTCGGAGTCCGCCGCCTTCTCCTGGCTCCGGGAGCAGGGCTGCGAGGAGCTCGAGGCGGAGCGGAAGCTCCTGGAGGACCGCCTCAGGACGCTGGGGGCCTTCCGGCAGTCGCGGGTCGACTGGTCCGCCCAGCTCCGCACGATCGCCGAGGACGCCCCGGCGACCACCGTCATCACGTCCCTCCTCGGGGACGACGAGGCCGAGCTGGGCGGCAGGGACGGCCGCGGCAAGCCCAAGAAGCAGCTGGTCGTCGACTTCGCCACCCCGCTGGCCGCGGGCGGCGCCATGCCCGGCGAGATCGACCGCTTCATCTCCGAGCTCCGCGAGGAGCCGGCGATCCTCGGCCACTTCCCCACCATCGAGGTCTCCGGCCTCCGCAACGGCCTGCTCCGCAACGGCCGCGAGCCCATGGCCCTGTACAGCGTCGTCTGCCTGCCCCGGGCGGAGGCGGCGCGGGGGGCGAAGGCCCGA from Aquisphaera giovannonii includes these protein-coding regions:
- a CDS encoding type IV pilin protein, with amino-acid sequence MTYQLPRPRTRKGFTLVELAVVIVIIGVLAAFGVPRFLKSVERSKASEAFAFLAAVRSSQERFLAQYGTYSDKVSNLDIQVPAPAYFSVPTTIDAGASGELQDSWTLTLTRTGASAGYGAYTVTFTDQGYDKANSTIDTMGDINPISNSSANSTGGGGSGGSGGSGGS